The Sesamum indicum cultivar Zhongzhi No. 13 linkage group LG1, S_indicum_v1.0, whole genome shotgun sequence genome includes a window with the following:
- the LOC105165248 gene encoding shikimate O-hydroxycinnamoyltransferase has protein sequence MKINVKDSTLVRPAAATPMVSLWNSNIDLVVPNFHTPSVYFYRPTAADNFFDAGVLKAALGRALVPFYPMAGRLKRDEDGRVEIDCNAEGVLFVEAESDGVVDDFGDFAPTLELRRLIPAVDYSQGISTYPLLVLQVTHFKCGGVSLGVGMQHHVADGFSGLHFINTWSDMARGLDLTIPPFIDRTLLRARDPPQPQFKHIEYQPAPAMKTLASKDAEAPETAVSIFKLTRDQLNALKAKSKEGGNTVTYSSYEMLAGHVWRSVCMARGLPEDQDTKLYIATDGRSRLQPPLPPGYFGNVIFTATPIAVSGDLTSKPVWYAASKIHDALARMDNDYLRSALDYLELQPDLKALVRGAHTFRCPNLGITSWVRLPIHDADFGWGRPIFMGPGGIAYEGLSFVLPSPTNDGSLSVAISLQAEHMKLFEKLLYDI, from the exons ATGAAGATCAACGTGAAGGACTCGACGTTGGTAAGGCCGGCGGCGGCGACGCCGATGGTCAGCCTCTGGAACTCCAACATTGACTTGGTGGTGCCCAACTTCCACACACCCAGCGTCTACTTCTACCGCCCCACAGCCGCGGACAACTTCTTCGATGCCGGGGTGCTCAAGGCGGCGCTCGGCAGGGCGCTGGTGCCGTTCTACCCCATGGCGGGGAGGTTGAAGAGGGACGAAGATGGCCGGGTTGAGATCGATTGCAATGCCGAGGGTGTGCTCTTTGTGGAGGCGGAGTCCGACGGGGTTGTGGATGATTTCGGCGACTTTGCTCCGACGTTGGAACTCCGCCGCCTCATCCCGGCGGTGGATTACTCTCAGGGAATTTCGACGTACCCGCTTTTGGTGTTGCAG GTCACACATTTCAAATGTGGCGGAGTTTCCTTGGGTGTCGGAATGCAACACCATGTAGCAGATGGGTTTTCTGGCCTCCATTTCATCAACACATGGTCCGACATGGCTCGTGGGCTAGACCTCACGATCCCTCCTTTCATCGATCGAACCCTCCTCCGAGCCCGTGATCCGCCCCAACCGCAATTCAAGCACATTGAATACCAGCCCGCTCCAGCCATGAAAACCCTTGCATCCAAGGACGCTGAGGCCCCCGAAACAGCTGTTTCCATATTCAAGCTAACTCGTGATCAGCTCAATGCCCTAAAGGCCAAGTCCAAGGAGGGCGGCAACACGGTAACCTACAGCTCGTATGAGATGCTAGCCGGCCATGTCTGGCGCTCTGTCTGTATGGCACGTGGATTACCAGAAGATCAAGACACGAAACTGTACATTGCTACTGACGGCCGGTCCAGGCTTCAGCCTCCACTCCCACCTGGCTACTTTGGCAATGTGATCTTCACAGCCACGCCTATAGCCGTGTCAGGTGACCTAACGTCCAAGCCTGTATGGTATGCTGCTAGTAAAATCCACGATGCGCTAGCCCGAATGGACAACGACTACTTGAGATCGGCTCTTGATTACTTGGAGTTGCAGCCGGATCTTAAGGCCCTCGTTCGTGGGGCACACACATTTAGGTGCCCGAATCTTGGAATCACCAGTTGGGTTAGGCTGCCTATCCACGATGCCGATTTTGGGTGGGGTAGGCCAATCTTCATGGGGCCAGGCGGGATTGCCTACGAAGGTCTGAGTTTCGTGTTGCCAAGTCCAACAAACGATGGGAGCTTATCAGTCGCAATTTCCCTTCAGGCAGAGCATATGAAGCTTTTTGAGAAGCTGCTCTATGACATTTGA
- the LOC105165240 gene encoding uncharacterized protein LOC105165240, with the protein MQKMTCFAWLCVVLLCAGSFLTTSAIGTPQMLKSRDFLISSNHLSPSDDPHEQDYGRRDLIMGLKNITSTEDAQKGKGPYGGANVVHRRPAKKSAAPLHKPCFLVSSLGFTFTLLLALHLHYPD; encoded by the exons atgcaaaaaatgaCTTGTTTCGCTTGGCTTTGTGTGGTCCTCTTATGTGCTGGTAGTTTCCTTACAACCTCAGCTATTGGAACTCCTCAAATGCTTAAGAGCAGAGATTTCTTGATTTCCTCGAACCATCTCTCTCCATCAGATGATCCACATGAGCAAG ATTATGGTAGAAGAGACCTAATCATGGGATTGAAGAATATTACGTCGACAGAAGACGCGCAGAAAGGAAAGGGACCCTACGGTGGTGCTAATGTAGTTCATCGCAGGCCAGCCAAGAAAAGCGCTGCACCGTTGCATAAGCCTTGTTTTCTTGTCTCATCTCTTGGTTTCACCTTCACTCTGCTCCTTGCTCTCCATCTCCATTACCCTGACTGA